The Oceanicaulis sp. nucleotide sequence AGCGCCATGGCTCCGATATGGCCGGAGCGGGCTTGAAAGCAAAGCCCGTGCTGTGTTCGGCGTGTTCGCAGACCTCGTCTGGCCGCCGGTCTCGCCCATGTCGGGGCGGCCCGTTTCCGCGCCGGGCGAGCTCGACGCGGAAGACTGGACGAAGATCACCTTTCTTGACGCGCCCTGGTGCGCACGGTGCGGGGTCCCGTTCGATTATCCGAGCTTCGAGGGCGTGGACTGTCCCGCCTGCAGCGCGAAGCCGCCGCCCTGGGGCAGGGCGCGCGCGGCGATGGTCTATGACGAACATTCCCGCGGCCTGCCTCTGGCGCTCAAGCATGCGGGCCGCACAGACGGGCTCGCCGCCTTCGGGCGCTGGATGGCGCGGGCGGGCCGGGAGTTCCTGCCCGAAGCCGACGCGCTGGTGCCCGTACCGCTTCATCCCTCGCGGCTGAGGCAGCGGCGCTTCAACCAGTCGCTGCTCCTGGCCCGCGCCGTGTCGCGGGCGAGCGGGGTCGCGGTCGAGCCCCATGCGCTGGCGCGGGTTCGCAAGACCGGCACCCAGGGCGGGCTCAGCGCCAGGAGCCGGACGCGCAACGTCGCAGGGGCGTTCCGGGTCCGCGACCGGTCGAAGGTGGAGGGAAGGCGGCTCGTGATCATCGACGACGTGCACACCACCGGCGCGACGCTCGCAGCCTGCGCCCGCGCGCTTTCACGGGCCGGCGCCGCAGAGGTGAACGCGCTCACGCTGGCGCGCGTTGTGAAACCCGTCGATCCGACTAAATAATCGCTGCCGGGGCCGGGCGATTCCCGGCATGTTCGAAGGCAATGCAG carries:
- a CDS encoding ComF family protein, translated to MFADLVWPPVSPMSGRPVSAPGELDAEDWTKITFLDAPWCARCGVPFDYPSFEGVDCPACSAKPPPWGRARAAMVYDEHSRGLPLALKHAGRTDGLAAFGRWMARAGREFLPEADALVPVPLHPSRLRQRRFNQSLLLARAVSRASGVAVEPHALARVRKTGTQGGLSARSRTRNVAGAFRVRDRSKVEGRRLVIIDDVHTTGATLAACARALSRAGAAEVNALTLARVVKPVDPTK